The proteins below come from a single Mesobacillus jeotgali genomic window:
- the menB gene encoding 1,4-dihydroxy-2-naphthoyl-CoA synthase, with the protein MTVEWVSERKYEDILYETYNGIARITINRPEVRNAFRPKTVMEMIDAFAYARDDSSVGVIVLTGAGDDAFCSGGDQKVRGHGGYVGEDEIPRLNVLDLQRLIRVIPKPVIAQVKGYAIGGGHVLHVVCDLTIAADNAIFGQTGPKVGSFDAGYGSGYLARIVGHKKAREIWFLCRQYNAQEALDMGLVNTVVPLDQVEEETLKWCEEILEKSPTALRFLKAAMNADTDGLAGLQQMAGDATLLYYTTEEAKEGRDAFKEKRKPDFGQFPRFP; encoded by the coding sequence ATGACAGTTGAATGGGTTTCAGAACGCAAGTATGAAGATATTCTGTATGAAACATATAACGGTATTGCCAGAATCACTATTAACCGCCCGGAAGTGCGTAACGCTTTCCGTCCAAAAACGGTTATGGAAATGATCGATGCGTTTGCTTATGCTCGTGATGATTCAAGCGTTGGCGTAATCGTGCTAACAGGTGCTGGAGATGATGCATTCTGCTCAGGCGGAGACCAGAAAGTACGCGGACATGGCGGCTACGTTGGTGAAGATGAGATCCCACGCTTGAATGTCCTGGACCTTCAGCGCTTGATCCGTGTAATCCCTAAGCCGGTAATTGCACAGGTTAAAGGTTACGCAATCGGCGGCGGACATGTGCTTCATGTCGTATGTGACCTGACTATCGCTGCTGATAATGCAATCTTTGGCCAGACAGGCCCTAAAGTAGGAAGCTTTGATGCTGGTTACGGTTCAGGTTACCTTGCAAGAATCGTCGGCCACAAAAAGGCTCGCGAAATCTGGTTCTTGTGCCGTCAGTACAATGCCCAGGAAGCTTTGGACATGGGTCTTGTAAACACAGTTGTACCTCTTGATCAGGTTGAAGAAGAAACACTCAAGTGGTGTGAGGAAATCCTTGAGAAGAGTCCGACAGCACTTCGTTTCTTAAAAGCTGCAATGAACGCTGACACTGATGGACTTGCTGGACTTCAGCAAATGGCTGGGGACGCAACATTGCTTTACTATACAACAGAAGAAGCAAAAGAAGGCCGCGATGCATTCAAGGAAAAGCGCAAGCCAGACTTCGGTCAGTTCCCAAGATTCCCTTGA
- the menH gene encoding 2-succinyl-6-hydroxy-2,4-cyclohexadiene-1-carboxylate synthase — protein MKTLINGVRYHVEQCGDGFPLVLLHGFTGAASTWKPFSPMWGQHSQLLMADLIGHGETESPGDMARYDIKKAANDLKMLLDQLGIDKADFLGYSMGGRTAITFASLYPERVRKLVLESTTPGLVNPEDREARIRQDHKLAARIEQEGLEPFIDFWESIPLFQSQLNLPEEVREQIRSQRLRNNPVGLANSLRGMGTGAQPSWWDQLENFDFETLLITGELDEKFCKIATDMASRLPNPTHLTINGCGHAIHVEEREKFGTIVSEFLSNT, from the coding sequence ATGAAGACGTTGATCAACGGCGTACGATATCATGTCGAGCAGTGCGGCGATGGCTTTCCCCTTGTGTTGCTTCATGGTTTTACTGGCGCGGCTTCTACTTGGAAGCCGTTTTCTCCTATGTGGGGACAGCATTCCCAGCTGCTGATGGCCGACCTTATTGGCCACGGTGAGACTGAATCGCCAGGCGATATGGCGCGATATGACATCAAGAAAGCCGCAAATGATTTGAAGATGCTTTTAGATCAGCTGGGCATTGACAAAGCGGATTTCCTTGGATACTCAATGGGAGGCAGGACGGCGATCACGTTTGCGAGTCTTTATCCTGAGAGAGTAAGGAAGCTGGTTCTGGAAAGCACGACACCAGGTTTGGTCAATCCTGAGGACCGTGAAGCAAGAATCCGACAGGACCACAAGCTGGCAGCCAGAATCGAGCAGGAAGGCCTGGAACCATTCATCGATTTTTGGGAATCGATCCCGCTATTTCAGTCACAGCTGAATCTTCCTGAAGAAGTAAGGGAACAAATAAGAAGTCAAAGGCTGAGGAATAACCCTGTCGGACTGGCCAACAGCCTTAGGGGTATGGGGACAGGTGCCCAGCCTTCATGGTGGGACCAGCTGGAAAACTTCGATTTCGAGACCCTTTTGATTACAGGTGAGCTTGATGAAAAGTTCTGTAAAATAGCCACAGACATGGCTTCCAGACTCCCAAATCCGACACATTTGACGATAAATGGCTGCGGCCATGCAATTCATGTGGAAGAACGTGAAAAATTTGGTACAATAGTAAGTGAGTTTTTGTCGAATACATAA
- the menD gene encoding 2-succinyl-5-enolpyruvyl-6-hydroxy-3-cyclohexene-1-carboxylic-acid synthase has translation MSHQEGLTAYIAAFVAELSKTGVKDVVISPGSRSTPMALVMAEHPDLRIHIQVDERSASFFALGIAKATQKPVALLCTSGTAAANYYPAVIEASISRIPLIVLTADRPHELRDVGAPQAIDQIHLYGKNVKWFVEMAPPEKTEDMIRYARTVCGRAAATAASYPQGPVHLNFPFREPLIPIMNDNLFELPERVGGYVEIETGHLSLSDQMFSAISEGIASYKKGIIVCGQLDNSEFTDEVIALANKLQFPIIADPLSQLRSGKHDGQHIIDAYDAFLRNEDAKEELKPDVIIRFGAMPISKALTIFIKENRNARQFVVDSGAGWREPTMSASDMLYCDEALFCKKISEAASPAGKSDYLQKWLNVNELAKEQLAAISQVEDLSEGKLFQQLTEMLPEGSTLFVGNSMPIRDLDSFFLLNEKNIKVMANRGANGIDGIVSTALGVASVSQPCYLVLGDLTFYHDLNGLLASKLYNIDINILLINNNGGGIFSFLPQAREPKHFEKLFGTPLDLDFSLAVEMYNGKYDLIQDWEHFSETFAKNQEIGGLKVMEIRTTRDSNLKEHRDLWNSVSREITAMLKGDTK, from the coding sequence ATGAGCCACCAGGAAGGTTTAACAGCTTATATCGCAGCATTTGTTGCAGAATTATCGAAAACAGGAGTAAAGGATGTTGTCATCAGTCCTGGCTCAAGGTCAACGCCAATGGCATTGGTTATGGCCGAGCACCCAGACTTGCGCATCCATATCCAGGTTGATGAGCGATCTGCTTCCTTCTTCGCGCTTGGAATTGCGAAGGCCACCCAAAAGCCCGTCGCTTTGCTTTGTACATCAGGTACTGCTGCGGCGAACTATTATCCAGCGGTGATTGAAGCAAGTATTTCAAGGATTCCACTGATTGTCCTGACAGCAGACCGTCCGCATGAATTGCGTGATGTCGGCGCGCCTCAGGCGATAGATCAGATTCATTTGTACGGCAAAAATGTAAAATGGTTCGTCGAAATGGCACCGCCGGAAAAAACGGAGGATATGATCCGCTATGCCAGAACTGTTTGCGGAAGAGCTGCGGCTACTGCTGCAAGCTATCCACAAGGTCCGGTGCATTTGAATTTCCCGTTCAGGGAGCCTCTGATTCCGATAATGAATGATAACTTGTTCGAGCTGCCTGAGCGCGTTGGCGGTTATGTGGAAATTGAGACTGGCCATCTGAGCTTATCAGATCAAATGTTTTCTGCAATCAGTGAGGGTATCGCTTCTTATAAAAAGGGAATCATTGTCTGCGGACAGCTCGACAATAGCGAATTTACCGATGAAGTCATTGCCCTTGCTAATAAGCTGCAATTCCCAATCATCGCGGATCCGCTGTCACAATTGCGCAGCGGAAAGCATGATGGACAACACATCATTGATGCCTATGATGCGTTTTTAAGAAATGAAGATGCGAAGGAAGAATTGAAGCCTGATGTCATCATCCGGTTTGGAGCAATGCCAATCTCTAAAGCTCTGACTATTTTTATAAAAGAAAACCGTAATGCCCGCCAATTCGTGGTCGACAGCGGTGCTGGCTGGCGTGAGCCTACGATGTCAGCTTCTGATATGTTATATTGCGATGAGGCTTTATTCTGTAAAAAAATAAGCGAGGCTGCTTCACCTGCAGGAAAGTCTGACTATCTGCAAAAATGGCTCAACGTCAATGAACTGGCCAAAGAACAGTTAGCAGCTATTTCTCAAGTTGAGGACTTAAGTGAAGGCAAGCTATTCCAGCAGCTTACTGAAATGCTTCCAGAAGGCTCAACATTGTTTGTCGGAAACAGCATGCCAATCAGGGACCTTGATTCGTTCTTCCTATTAAATGAGAAGAATATCAAGGTAATGGCAAACAGAGGGGCGAATGGAATCGACGGTATCGTCTCCACCGCACTTGGTGTAGCGAGTGTATCCCAGCCATGCTATCTTGTATTGGGCGACCTGACATTCTATCATGATTTAAATGGTTTACTGGCTTCAAAATTATATAATATCGATATCAATATTTTGCTTATCAACAATAATGGCGGAGGGATTTTCTCGTTCCTGCCTCAGGCAAGGGAACCGAAGCATTTTGAAAAGCTTTTCGGTACCCCATTGGACCTGGATTTCAGCCTTGCTGTCGAAATGTACAACGGGAAATATGATTTAATCCAAGATTGGGAGCATTTTTCAGAGACTTTTGCCAAAAATCAAGAGATTGGCGGCTTAAAAGTGATGGAAATCAGGACTACGAGGGATTCCAACCTGAAGGAACATCGAGATTTGTGGAATTCTGTTTCCCGGGAAATAACTGCTATGCTAAAAGGTGACACAAAATGA
- a CDS encoding isochorismate synthase MenF encodes MVAIQETELRQGILEAIERAKGQSQSVLVSEVHKINRIDPFYFFASGREKFFGERFFWKDPEGEHYLTGLGICGQIQSDQGADRFFHVEKEWKRFMDTALVFNKCNVNGTGPSMLGGFTFDPLKKKTGLWSKFSEALFHIPKYMLTIVKGEAYFTTNVVCTQHDDISLFDKVTREREEVLSKAGQKPVLARLDLKDIIEIDPEAWKQTVTDVVDGFENSELKKVVLARELRLHFKDEVQAESVLANLLENQQESFTFAYESNGDCFIGASPERLVKKDGASLFSACLAGSIARGSTPEEDEKLGEELLTDQKNLIEHQYVVDMIRSAMEETCDQVILPEQPVLMKMKYIQHLYTPVIGKNREGTSLLHLVNRLHPTPALGGLPKQAAIEKIREIEQLDRGLYAAPVGWMDYQGNGEFAVAIRSGLIQGNEASLFAGCGIVADSNADSEYKETSIKFRPMLNALGGKNT; translated from the coding sequence TTGGTTGCCATTCAGGAAACGGAACTTAGACAAGGAATTCTAGAGGCGATTGAGCGGGCCAAAGGACAATCTCAGTCGGTTTTGGTCAGCGAGGTCCATAAAATAAATCGTATAGATCCTTTTTATTTTTTTGCTTCAGGCAGGGAAAAGTTTTTTGGAGAGCGCTTTTTCTGGAAGGATCCTGAAGGTGAACACTATCTAACTGGATTGGGTATATGCGGACAAATACAGTCGGATCAGGGAGCTGACCGCTTTTTTCATGTTGAAAAAGAGTGGAAGCGCTTCATGGATACGGCATTGGTTTTTAATAAATGTAATGTAAATGGAACGGGGCCATCGATGCTTGGTGGTTTTACCTTTGATCCTCTGAAAAAGAAGACGGGATTATGGTCGAAATTTTCGGAAGCTCTTTTCCACATTCCTAAATATATGCTGACGATTGTAAAGGGAGAGGCTTATTTTACAACCAATGTAGTCTGCACCCAGCATGATGATATATCACTGTTTGATAAAGTCACTAGGGAGAGGGAAGAGGTTCTTTCGAAGGCTGGACAGAAACCAGTGCTAGCCAGGCTTGATCTAAAGGATATTATCGAAATCGATCCTGAAGCATGGAAGCAGACAGTCACGGATGTTGTAGATGGTTTTGAAAATAGCGAACTGAAGAAAGTCGTGCTTGCGCGCGAGCTTCGTCTTCATTTTAAAGATGAAGTCCAGGCAGAAAGCGTTTTGGCGAATCTTTTGGAGAATCAACAAGAAAGCTTTACATTTGCGTATGAATCCAATGGTGACTGCTTTATCGGAGCTTCTCCCGAAAGGCTGGTCAAAAAGGATGGAGCAAGCCTGTTTTCAGCCTGTCTGGCAGGTTCGATTGCCAGAGGCAGTACTCCTGAAGAAGATGAAAAGCTCGGTGAGGAACTTTTAACAGACCAGAAAAATCTGATTGAGCACCAATATGTGGTGGACATGATCAGGAGTGCGATGGAAGAAACCTGTGATCAGGTGATCCTCCCTGAACAGCCTGTTTTAATGAAAATGAAGTATATTCAACATTTATATACACCTGTCATCGGTAAAAATCGGGAAGGTACGTCACTTCTTCATTTAGTAAACAGACTTCACCCGACTCCTGCATTGGGCGGCTTGCCGAAGCAGGCAGCGATCGAGAAAATCAGGGAAATTGAACAGCTGGACAGAGGCCTTTATGCCGCACCTGTTGGCTGGATGGATTATCAGGGAAATGGAGAATTTGCCGTAGCGATCCGCTCAGGCCTGATTCAGGGGAATGAAGCATCGCTATTTGCGGGCTGCGGCATCGTAGCAGATTCAAATGCCGATAGTGAATATAAAGAAACTAGCATCAAGTTCCGGCCGATGCTTAATGCACTTGGAGGAAAAAATACATGA
- a CDS encoding 1,4-dihydroxy-2-naphthoate polyprenyltransferase — protein sequence MQPQLQPSSSPAVNGADWRVWWQLTRPHTLTAAFAPVLLGTALAIEYSGGIHWGMFLAMLIASLLIQAATNMFNEYYDFKRGLDNENSVGIGGAIVRHGIKPKTVLNLAFGLYGISVLLGIYICMSTSWWVAAVGVVSLAAGYLYTGGPLPIAYTPFGELVAGFFMGVLIILISFYIQTGTVTPTSVLVSFPSFLLVGAILLANNIRDLDGDKEFGRQTLAILLGRKGAIRLLAGMFIVSYAWVIGLIFTGVVSPWLAIVALSIPKAVKATKGFIGKSNPLQMMPAMANTAKTNTIFGLLLSVGIFISLI from the coding sequence ATGCAACCACAGCTACAGCCTAGTTCTTCACCAGCAGTCAATGGCGCAGACTGGAGAGTCTGGTGGCAGCTTACACGGCCGCACACTTTGACAGCCGCATTTGCACCTGTCCTTCTGGGGACTGCTTTAGCGATTGAATACAGTGGTGGAATCCATTGGGGAATGTTCCTCGCGATGTTAATAGCCAGTCTGTTGATTCAGGCAGCAACGAATATGTTCAATGAGTATTATGATTTTAAACGCGGACTTGATAATGAAAACTCCGTTGGAATCGGCGGGGCAATTGTCCGTCACGGTATAAAGCCTAAAACCGTTTTGAATCTCGCTTTTGGCCTATATGGAATTTCAGTCCTTCTTGGTATATATATTTGCATGAGCACCAGCTGGTGGGTCGCTGCTGTCGGCGTCGTTTCCCTGGCTGCTGGTTATCTTTATACAGGCGGTCCATTGCCGATTGCCTACACTCCTTTTGGAGAGCTTGTCGCAGGATTTTTCATGGGTGTACTGATCATCCTTATTTCCTTCTACATCCAGACAGGCACTGTCACTCCAACTAGTGTACTTGTTTCATTTCCTAGCTTTTTGCTTGTCGGAGCGATCCTGCTTGCGAATAATATTCGCGACCTGGATGGCGACAAGGAGTTTGGCCGGCAAACTCTGGCAATCCTGCTTGGACGAAAAGGGGCCATCAGGCTGCTAGCAGGAATGTTCATTGTATCCTACGCCTGGGTAATCGGCCTGATTTTTACAGGTGTCGTGTCACCTTGGCTGGCGATTGTTGCTCTTAGCATTCCTAAGGCTGTAAAAGCAACGAAAGGCTTCATCGGAAAATCAAATCCATTGCAAATGATGCCGGCTATGGCAAACACAGCAAAGACTAACACGATTTTCGGCTTGCTTTTATCTGTAGGGATTTTCATCAGTTTGATATAG
- a CDS encoding TraR/DksA C4-type zinc finger protein — translation MMLTNDQLTQLKQMLIDEKETLITQIDNNEEEGYLEGSQRDATGELSSYDNHPADSGTELFERSKNLALDEHHDDQIEKVDHALKAIEDGTYGKCAECGKEIPFERLEIVPYTLYCVEHSQEQNLSNDRPAEEDVLEYTHDTDFDRRQNEEMADNRNSFNDVAEFGTSETPSDLTGDHEDYNKLYIDNEKERGFTEDYESFSATDIEGDDRQVFQSDSEEDYEEMLDEAGMESELGDIPYKEGDSYINDDKKENKE, via the coding sequence ATGATGCTGACAAATGACCAGCTTACCCAATTGAAGCAAATGCTAATAGATGAAAAAGAAACACTTATTACTCAAATAGATAACAATGAAGAGGAAGGTTATCTGGAGGGCAGCCAAAGAGATGCTACCGGAGAGCTTTCTTCATACGATAATCATCCAGCTGACAGCGGCACAGAGCTGTTTGAGCGCAGTAAAAACCTTGCGCTGGACGAGCATCATGATGACCAGATTGAGAAAGTGGATCATGCCCTGAAGGCTATTGAGGATGGTACTTACGGTAAATGTGCAGAGTGCGGTAAAGAGATCCCGTTTGAACGTCTTGAAATAGTCCCATATACATTATATTGTGTCGAGCACTCACAAGAACAGAACTTATCAAACGACCGTCCAGCGGAAGAAGATGTTCTTGAGTATACTCACGACACAGATTTCGATCGCAGGCAAAACGAGGAGATGGCCGATAACAGGAACAGCTTTAATGATGTAGCTGAATTCGGTACTTCTGAAACACCATCTGACCTTACAGGTGATCATGAAGATTATAATAAGCTCTATATTGATAATGAAAAAGAACGCGGCTTCACGGAAGACTATGAATCCTTCAGTGCAACAGATATTGAAGGTGATGACCGCCAAGTATTCCAGAGTGACAGCGAAGAAGATTACGAAGAAATGCTCGACGAAGCCGGTATGGAGTCCGAGCTTGGAGATATCCCTTACAAAGAGGGCGACAGCTATATCAATGATGATAAGAAAGAGAATAAGGAATAG
- a CDS encoding DUF2243 domain-containing protein: MLKKENKNLFIAGLILGLGLLGAIDGIVFHQLLQWHHMVLSDNIQLEIFTDGLFTALFSAKLLWGGVKIFQDARKNQLGSSWRIFLGGIFIGGGAFNLVEGIVDHHILQVHRVKPMAENPLMYDLAFLAIGALLVVIGFMIKRLEPNA; this comes from the coding sequence TTGTTGAAAAAAGAAAATAAGAATTTATTTATCGCCGGCTTGATCCTGGGATTAGGATTATTGGGCGCAATAGATGGAATCGTGTTCCACCAGCTGCTCCAATGGCACCATATGGTCCTTAGCGATAATATTCAGCTGGAGATTTTTACAGACGGGTTATTCACCGCATTGTTTTCTGCAAAGCTTCTCTGGGGCGGGGTGAAAATCTTCCAGGATGCCCGAAAGAACCAGCTTGGTTCCAGCTGGAGGATCTTCCTTGGCGGAATCTTCATCGGCGGCGGAGCGTTCAATCTCGTTGAAGGAATTGTTGATCATCATATCCTGCAAGTGCATCGCGTCAAGCCCATGGCAGAAAATCCTTTGATGTACGACCTGGCATTTTTGGCGATAGGTGCTCTGTTAGTGGTTATCGGATTTATGATTAAGCGGTTGGAGCCGAATGCGTGA
- a CDS encoding cupin domain-containing protein translates to MSNLYNGPSYSYPYDYSRANSPSFMARSSQNSHQQVLEALLAGIKGEASAVEFYSRLAQSAPNQRHKKAIQQALEDKQVHLKQFTDLFVTLTGQSPQYQIDQVDFRSYQEGLQKAYEAEVEDYHEYRNSYLLTQYLPVGNVFFRAFADEIEHATRFGCLRQEEHRPLIDYGKQPFTINIEDATVQNETFRTALWTGTNLQLTVMSIDVGDDIGLEVHETGDQFIRVEEGEAFVQMGDSKDNLDFEARVSDDYAILIPEGKWHNVTNIGDTKLKVYVIYAPPEHPFGTVHETKADAMEAE, encoded by the coding sequence ATGAGCAATTTGTATAACGGTCCATCCTATTCCTATCCATATGACTACTCAAGAGCAAATAGCCCAAGCTTTATGGCAAGATCCAGTCAAAACAGCCATCAGCAGGTACTTGAAGCGCTGCTTGCTGGAATAAAAGGGGAAGCTTCAGCAGTTGAATTTTACAGTCGCCTTGCACAATCTGCACCAAATCAAAGGCATAAGAAAGCGATACAGCAGGCGCTGGAAGATAAGCAAGTCCACTTAAAACAATTTACCGACCTGTTTGTCACACTTACAGGGCAATCGCCGCAATACCAGATTGATCAAGTGGATTTCCGCTCTTATCAGGAAGGCTTGCAAAAGGCATATGAAGCAGAAGTAGAAGATTATCATGAATATCGCAACAGTTATTTGCTGACTCAGTATCTTCCGGTAGGAAATGTCTTCTTTCGGGCATTTGCAGATGAAATTGAGCATGCAACAAGATTTGGCTGTTTAAGGCAAGAAGAGCACAGACCATTAATTGATTATGGAAAGCAGCCTTTTACCATCAATATTGAAGATGCTACCGTGCAAAATGAAACATTCCGTACTGCCTTATGGACCGGCACCAACCTTCAGTTGACTGTCATGAGCATTGATGTCGGTGATGACATTGGTCTGGAGGTCCATGAAACCGGCGATCAATTCATTCGAGTAGAAGAAGGAGAAGCATTTGTACAAATGGGGGACAGTAAAGATAATCTCGATTTTGAGGCTAGAGTCTCCGATGATTATGCGATTTTGATTCCTGAGGGGAAATGGCATAATGTTACGAATATCGGCGATACAAAGCTGAAAGTATATGTAATATATGCACCACCTGAGCATCCATTCGGAACTGTCCACGAAACAAAAGCAGATGCGATGGAAGCGGAGTAA
- a CDS encoding EamA family transporter, producing the protein MSIILALLAALFASFTAILAKIGIKDVDSNLATAVRTIVVVIMAFLMVVITGQTENIMEVSTKSFIFLVLSGLTTGLSWLAFFKAIQIGDVSKVVPIDKASVVLTILLSFVVLREPATMPVVAGGIIISIGTFVLIGKDKKKKKQRKKVFNTKSYIFLAIMSAVFAALTNILAKIGIEEVDSNVATFIRTVVIIIFAWGIVFFQGTVKELKRISRKSYIFLILSGAATGFSWLCYFAALAIGKVSIVNPIDKFSVVLTMILSFIILKEKPTKSTVAGAVLITIGTALLIL; encoded by the coding sequence ATGAGTATTATTTTAGCCTTATTGGCCGCGCTATTCGCTTCCTTTACTGCCATTCTCGCCAAAATCGGAATCAAGGATGTCGATTCAAACCTGGCAACTGCTGTCAGAACAATTGTGGTCGTCATCATGGCCTTTCTGATGGTTGTGATTACCGGTCAAACGGAAAATATAATGGAAGTGTCAACAAAGTCATTCATCTTTCTTGTGCTCTCTGGATTGACGACTGGTCTTTCCTGGCTTGCCTTTTTCAAAGCAATCCAAATTGGGGATGTTTCCAAAGTAGTCCCCATTGATAAGGCAAGTGTCGTGTTGACCATCCTGTTATCATTTGTTGTTCTTAGGGAGCCTGCGACCATGCCTGTTGTGGCTGGTGGTATCATTATATCTATTGGAACTTTTGTACTGATCGGAAAAGATAAAAAGAAGAAAAAGCAGAGGAAAAAGGTGTTCAATACCAAATCATATATTTTTCTCGCCATCATGTCTGCAGTTTTTGCCGCCCTGACCAATATCCTCGCTAAAATCGGAATTGAAGAGGTTGATTCCAATGTTGCTACCTTTATCAGAACAGTGGTGATCATTATTTTTGCCTGGGGAATTGTGTTTTTCCAGGGGACTGTGAAGGAGCTCAAGAGAATCTCCAGGAAATCTTACATATTCCTGATCCTGTCCGGCGCAGCAACTGGCTTCTCATGGTTATGTTATTTCGCAGCTCTGGCAATCGGCAAAGTAAGCATAGTCAATCCAATTGACAAATTCAGCGTTGTATTGACGATGATCCTAAGCTTCATCATTTTAAAAGAAAAGCCAACCAAATCCACTGTTGCAGGTGCTGTACTGATCACGATAGGAACCGCGTTGTTGATTTTATAG